A stretch of the Lactuca sativa cultivar Salinas chromosome 9, Lsat_Salinas_v11, whole genome shotgun sequence genome encodes the following:
- the LOC111921662 gene encoding protein ELC-like: STHFTMTSPPSVEIINNAMFCNTVHALAYTDTHQKWLIRKHLLSLHIEFSSLSPSVAMFTHNDGTMVNLLKAEGYLHISQYLPSIHVSIWIHEHYPHKPPIVQVTSKSNPTYPIRPNHPFVDPSGVTTSSYLHTWGPFGHDLLGLAYSLVKIFSLDHPFYFASAPTLSHPSYMSKTDCMDRLWWMLHYDMMTLRETTNDEVENLTILQADMSMRVDITTSIIIGLDHERVNLKQRVKEITDESDILINWLAVNKVNLSVAMGGKVEDAFECIDTYSHLALELLAEDQALEDLMYALEKALEKGVIRYEHYMKQVRSLARHQFFFRAKIERLKEVKIFKLLD; this comes from the coding sequence TCCACTCATTTCACCATGACATCACCACCTTCGGTTGAAATCATTAACAATGCGATGTTTTGCAACACTGTACATGCGTTAGCATATACTGACACCCACCAAAAATGGCTAATACGAAAACACTTACTTTCTCTTCATATTGAATTCTCTTCCTTGTCTCCTAGTGTTGCCATGTTTACCCACAATGATGGAACAATGGTGAACTTACTGAAAGCTGAAGGCTACCTACATATCTCTCAATATTTGCCTTCGATCCATGTAAGCATTTGGATTCATGAGCACTACCCTCATAAGCCGCCTATTGTTCAAGTAACTTCAAAATCAAATCCAACTTATCCAATTCGTCCTAATCACCCTTTTGTGGATCCATCCGGAGTGACAACATCATCATATCTTCACACGTGGGGTCCTTTTGGGCACGATTTATTAGGTCTTGCTTATAGTTTGGTAAAAATATTCTCCTTAGATCACCCTTTTTATTTTGCCAGCGCTCCTACTCTATCTCACCCTTCTTATATGTCAAAAACGGATTGCATGGATCGACTTTGGTGGATGCTTCACTATGACATGATGACGTTGAGGGAAACCACAAATGATGAAGTAGAAAACCTAACTATTCTTCAAGCTGATATGAGTATGCGTGTTGATATCACAACTAGCATAATCATTGGATTGGACCACGAAAGGGTTAATCTAAAGCAAAGAGTCAAGGAAATAACTGACGAATCTGATATATTGATAAATTGGTTGGCTGTGAATAAAGTAAATTTAAGTGTTGCTATGGGAGGGAAAGTTGAGGATGCATTTGAATGTATAGATACGTACTCACATTTGGCCTTGGAATTGTTGGCCGAAGACCAAGCTTTAGAAGATTTGATGTATGCTCTTGAGAAGGCTCTTGAAAAGGGGGTTATAAGATATGAACATTACATGAAACAAGTTCGGAGCTTAGCCAGGCACCAATTCTTCTTTAGGGCCAAAATAGAGAGGCTAAAGGAAGTGAAAATATTCAAGCTTCTTGATTGA